The following coding sequences are from one Musa acuminata AAA Group cultivar baxijiao chromosome BXJ1-6, Cavendish_Baxijiao_AAA, whole genome shotgun sequence window:
- the LOC135677319 gene encoding uncharacterized protein LOC135677319 isoform X2 translates to MSDTNFSWIRPDNIPLEALLALRLGSKPSLRSRRKETRRQLAPTMDPRMWHKVGSGVAAIGLGTYGAHGFKPKNPSYKEVWRTASLYHLVHTAALVGAPIAKRPNIFGGLLTTGIVGFSGTCYTAAYLEDRKISFIAPYGGFAILAAWASLLF, encoded by the exons ATGTCGGACACGAATTTTAGTTGGATCCGACCCGATAACATCCCTCTCGAGGCTCTCTTAGCTCTTCGGCTCGGGTCCAAACCTTCGCTTCGCAGCCGGCGGAAGGAGACCAGAAGGCAATTGGCGCCGACGATGGATCCCAGGATGTGGCACAAG GTTGGATCAGGTGTTGCTGCTATCGGTCTGGGGACTTACGGCGCTCATGGTTTCAAGCCCAAGAACCCATCTTACAAGGAG GTTTGGCGTACCGCCTCCCTctaccacttggtccatacggccGCCCTAGTGGGAGCTCCCATCGCCAAACGCCCCAACATC TTTGGAGGGCTTCTAACTACCGGTATCGTCGGGTTCTCGGGAAC GTGCTACACGGCGGCTTATCTTGAAGACAGAAAGATCTCTTTTATTGCACCATATGGTGGATTTGCAATTCTTGCTGCTTGGGCTAGCTTACTCTTCTGA
- the LOC135677319 gene encoding uncharacterized protein LOC135677319 isoform X1 — MSDTNFSWIRPDNIPLEALLALRLGSKPSLRSRRKETRRQLAPTMDPRMWHKVAAISGVAAIGLGTYGAHGFKPKNPSYKEVWRTASLYHLVHTAALVGAPIAKRPNIFGGLLTTGIVGFSGTCYTAAYLEDRKISFIAPYGGFAILAAWASLLF, encoded by the exons ATGTCGGACACGAATTTTAGTTGGATCCGACCCGATAACATCCCTCTCGAGGCTCTCTTAGCTCTTCGGCTCGGGTCCAAACCTTCGCTTCGCAGCCGGCGGAAGGAGACCAGAAGGCAATTGGCGCCGACGATGGATCCCAGGATGTGGCACAAGGTCGCTGCAATCTCCG GTGTTGCTGCTATCGGTCTGGGGACTTACGGCGCTCATGGTTTCAAGCCCAAGAACCCATCTTACAAGGAG GTTTGGCGTACCGCCTCCCTctaccacttggtccatacggccGCCCTAGTGGGAGCTCCCATCGCCAAACGCCCCAACATC TTTGGAGGGCTTCTAACTACCGGTATCGTCGGGTTCTCGGGAAC GTGCTACACGGCGGCTTATCTTGAAGACAGAAAGATCTCTTTTATTGCACCATATGGTGGATTTGCAATTCTTGCTGCTTGGGCTAGCTTACTCTTCTGA